One Mycobacterium marseillense DNA window includes the following coding sequences:
- a CDS encoding GGDEF domain-containing protein, producing MKRLATWWGQDDHFDWLTGYLQAHGLSTYTRRVLAVVAASLVLVPVNVWCGPVPLYPHVALTVSVLAAVIGLVMTVLWLSGWPTRRQSIFYIMTGTVAIGGGCLWQPQPLVGLMACSALSVTGGYIAFFHTSKLMALNFCAASAIGAWQAVRLAATGQAVLAFTGYFLVLELNVVVPLAIQVVVRALWVDLSRANRDPLTGLLNRRACDRAIVGRMLAGAHHLFLAVAMVDLDRFKELNDTRGHAAGDAALIEVAGTLTTACGETAIVGRVGGEEFLVADIVTAEQLPEWGRQLCDAIAAMDASVTASVGIATLALRSVVSDYAEHAFHQLVAQADTAMYEAKRCGGNQSRHRQVPV from the coding sequence ATGAAGCGGCTGGCGACGTGGTGGGGGCAGGACGACCACTTCGATTGGCTGACAGGCTATTTGCAAGCGCACGGGCTGAGCACCTACACCCGCAGGGTGTTGGCTGTCGTGGCGGCCTCATTGGTGCTGGTGCCCGTCAACGTGTGGTGTGGCCCTGTCCCGTTGTATCCACATGTGGCGCTCACGGTTTCGGTGCTGGCCGCGGTGATCGGACTGGTGATGACGGTGCTGTGGTTGAGTGGGTGGCCCACTCGGCGCCAGTCCATCTTCTACATCATGACCGGCACGGTAGCCATTGGCGGCGGCTGCCTATGGCAACCCCAGCCGCTCGTCGGACTGATGGCATGCTCGGCGCTGTCGGTGACCGGCGGCTACATCGCTTTCTTCCACACCTCCAAGCTCATGGCGCTGAACTTCTGCGCGGCCAGCGCGATCGGGGCCTGGCAAGCGGTGCGCCTGGCCGCCACGGGGCAGGCTGTGCTGGCCTTCACCGGTTACTTTCTGGTGCTGGAACTCAACGTGGTGGTTCCGCTCGCCATCCAGGTCGTGGTGCGCGCGCTGTGGGTGGATCTCTCGCGGGCCAACCGCGACCCGCTGACCGGCTTGCTGAACCGGCGGGCCTGCGACAGGGCGATCGTCGGTCGGATGCTCGCGGGCGCCCATCACCTGTTCCTGGCGGTGGCGATGGTCGATCTGGACCGCTTCAAGGAGCTCAACGACACCCGTGGGCACGCCGCCGGCGATGCGGCGCTCATCGAGGTGGCGGGCACCCTGACGACCGCTTGCGGTGAGACCGCCATCGTCGGCCGCGTTGGCGGGGAGGAATTCCTGGTCGCCGACATCGTCACCGCCGAACAGCTGCCGGAGTGGGGCCGACAGCTCTGTGACGCGATCGCCGCGATGGACGCATCGGTGACCGCCAGCGTCGGAATCGCGACCCTGGCGTTGCGCAGCGTCGTCTCGGACTATGCCGAGCACGCGTTTCACCAATTGGTCGCCCAGGCCGACACCGCGATGTATGAAGCCAAACGGTGCGGCGGCAACCAAAGTCGCCACCGCCAGGTGCCGGTCTGA
- a CDS encoding adenylate/guanylate cyclase domain-containing protein: MSANTSLAQRIGRVLERVTRQSGRLPETPAYGSLLLGRVSESQGRRRVRIQIIMTVMVLGANLIGVAVALLLVTVAIPVPSVFDDAPAWITFGAAPAYIVAASAWGTYWITRRTVIALRWAIEERKPTPEDERNTFVAPWRIALVDLVLWGIGTVLLTTLFGLANSQFIPRFLLVVSFAGVVVATASYLLAEFALRPVAAQALEAGPPPRRFAAGIMGRTMVVWFLGSAVPVMGIMMLAFFELVLRNLTQTQFAVAVLIVSTAPLIFGCVLMWILAWLTATPVRVVRAALARVERGDLRGNLVVFDGTELGELQRGFNTMVDGLRERERVRDLFGRHVGREVALAAERERPKLGGEERHVAVVFIDIVGSTQLVTSQPPAEVVAVLNRFFAIVVEEVDRYCGLVNKFEGDASLAIFGAPNRLDSPEDAALAAARCIAERLADEMADLEAGIGVAAGQVVAGNVGAKERFEYTVIGEPVNEAARLCELAKSHAHHLLATADAIEGASESERARWSLGDTVTLRGHGRPTRLASLDDVAPPAQ; encoded by the coding sequence ATGTCGGCCAACACGTCCTTGGCACAACGAATCGGCCGGGTGCTCGAGCGCGTCACCCGTCAGAGCGGCCGTCTGCCGGAGACGCCGGCGTACGGCTCCCTGCTGCTCGGGCGGGTGTCGGAAAGCCAGGGCCGTCGCCGGGTGCGCATCCAGATCATCATGACGGTGATGGTGCTGGGGGCGAACCTGATCGGTGTCGCCGTCGCCCTGCTGTTGGTCACCGTCGCCATCCCGGTGCCGAGCGTGTTCGACGACGCGCCGGCGTGGATCACGTTCGGTGCCGCACCGGCCTACATCGTGGCGGCCTCGGCGTGGGGCACGTATTGGATCACCCGCCGGACCGTGATCGCCCTGCGCTGGGCGATCGAAGAGCGCAAGCCGACCCCAGAGGACGAGCGCAACACCTTTGTCGCCCCGTGGCGCATCGCCCTCGTCGACCTCGTCTTGTGGGGCATTGGGACGGTGCTGCTGACGACGCTGTTCGGCTTGGCCAACTCGCAGTTCATTCCGCGGTTCCTGCTCGTCGTGAGCTTTGCCGGAGTGGTGGTCGCCACCGCGAGTTATCTGCTCGCGGAGTTCGCGCTGCGTCCCGTAGCCGCGCAGGCGCTCGAAGCCGGACCACCGCCACGACGGTTCGCGGCGGGCATCATGGGCCGCACGATGGTCGTCTGGTTCCTCGGTTCGGCCGTGCCCGTCATGGGGATCATGATGCTGGCCTTTTTCGAACTCGTGTTGCGCAATCTGACCCAGACCCAGTTCGCGGTGGCCGTGTTGATCGTGTCGACGGCCCCGCTGATCTTCGGGTGCGTCCTGATGTGGATCTTGGCCTGGCTCACCGCGACACCGGTGCGGGTGGTCCGTGCCGCGCTGGCGCGCGTGGAGCGCGGCGATCTGCGCGGAAACCTCGTGGTGTTCGACGGCACCGAACTCGGCGAGCTGCAACGCGGCTTCAACACGATGGTCGACGGACTGCGGGAGCGGGAACGGGTCCGCGATCTGTTCGGCCGCCACGTCGGGCGCGAGGTCGCCCTTGCCGCGGAACGTGAACGGCCGAAGCTGGGCGGGGAAGAACGCCATGTTGCCGTCGTCTTCATCGACATCGTCGGGTCGACGCAGCTGGTGACGAGCCAACCGCCAGCCGAAGTCGTTGCGGTGCTGAACCGTTTCTTCGCGATCGTCGTCGAGGAGGTGGACCGCTACTGCGGGCTGGTCAATAAATTCGAAGGCGATGCGTCGCTGGCCATCTTCGGAGCGCCGAACCGCCTGGACAGTCCCGAAGACGCGGCGCTGGCCGCCGCCCGCTGTATCGCCGAGCGGCTGGCCGACGAGATGGCCGACCTCGAAGCCGGCATCGGTGTGGCGGCAGGCCAAGTCGTCGCCGGGAACGTCGGCGCCAAAGAACGATTCGAATACACCGTCATCGGTGAGCCGGTCAACGAGGCGGCGCGGCTGTGCGAGCTCGCCAAGTCACACGCCCACCATCTGCTCGCGACCGCCGACGCCATCGAGGGAGCGAGCGAAAGCGAGCGCGCACGTTGGTCGTTGGGCGACACCGTCACCCTGCGCGGGCACGGGCGCCCCACCCGCTTGGCGTCGCTCGACGACGTCGCTCCACCCGCTCAGTAG
- the nucS gene encoding endonuclease NucS, whose translation MRLVIAQCTVDYVGRLTAHLPSARRLLLFKADGSVSVHADDRAYKPLNWMSPPCWLSEQPGDPAPVWVVENKAGEQLRITVEEIEHDSSHDLGVDPGLVKDGVEAHLQALLAEHVQLLGEGYTLVRREYMTAIGPVDLLCRDERGASVAVEIKRRGEIDGVEQLTRYLELLNRDSLLAPVQGVFAAQQIKPQARTLAVDRGIRCVTLDYDKMRGMDNDEYRLF comes from the coding sequence GTGCGTCTAGTGATCGCTCAATGCACCGTTGACTACGTCGGCCGGCTCACCGCGCACCTGCCCTCCGCGCGCAGGCTGTTGCTGTTCAAGGCCGATGGATCGGTCAGTGTGCACGCCGACGACCGCGCCTACAAGCCGCTGAACTGGATGAGCCCGCCGTGCTGGCTGAGCGAGCAGCCCGGTGATCCCGCGCCGGTGTGGGTGGTCGAAAACAAGGCCGGCGAGCAACTGCGGATCACCGTCGAGGAGATCGAACACGACTCCAGCCACGACCTGGGCGTGGACCCGGGGCTGGTCAAGGATGGCGTCGAAGCGCACCTGCAGGCGTTGCTCGCCGAGCACGTGCAGCTACTGGGCGAGGGATACACCCTGGTGCGTCGCGAGTACATGACCGCGATCGGCCCCGTCGATCTGCTGTGCCGCGACGAACGCGGCGCCTCGGTGGCCGTGGAGATCAAGCGGCGCGGCGAGATCGACGGCGTCGAGCAGCTCACCCGCTACCTCGAACTGCTCAACAGGGACAGCCTGCTGGCCCCGGTGCAAGGGGTCTTCGCGGCCCAGCAGATCAAGCCGCAGGCGCGCACCCTGGCCGTCGATCGCGGGATCCGTTGTGTGACATTGGATTACGACAAGATGCGCGGCATGGACAACGACGAGTACCGGCTGTTCTGA
- the mce gene encoding methylmalonyl-CoA epimerase, with protein MMTTDQVDARQILATSLVTAIDHVGIAVADLDAAIDWYHDHLGMILVHEEVNEEQGIREAMLAVRGAPAGTAQIQLMAPFDESSTIAKFLDKRGPGIQQMAVRVSDLDTMVERLREQGVRLIYDAPRRGTANSRINFIHPKDGGGVLIELVEPAA; from the coding sequence GTGATGACGACCGATCAAGTTGACGCCCGTCAGATCCTGGCCACCTCGCTGGTGACGGCGATCGATCACGTCGGCATCGCAGTCGCCGACCTGGACGCCGCCATCGACTGGTACCACGACCACCTCGGCATGATCCTGGTGCACGAGGAAGTCAACGAGGAGCAGGGAATCCGCGAAGCCATGCTGGCGGTGCGGGGTGCCCCGGCGGGCACCGCACAGATCCAGTTGATGGCCCCGTTCGACGAGTCCTCGACGATCGCGAAGTTCCTCGACAAGCGCGGTCCGGGCATCCAGCAGATGGCCGTTCGGGTCAGCGACCTCGACACCATGGTCGAGCGGCTCCGCGAGCAAGGCGTGCGGTTGATCTACGACGCACCCCGTCGCGGCACGGCAAACTCCCGGATCAACTTCATCCACCCCAAGGACGGCGGCGGAGTTCTGATCGAACTCGTCGAACCGGCCGCCTGA
- a CDS encoding acetyl-CoA C-acetyltransferase: MTTSVIVAGARTPIGKLMGSLKDFSGSDLGAIAIAGALEKANLPASAVDYVIMGQVLTAGAGQMPARQAAVAAGIGWDVPALTINKMCLSGIDSIALADQLIRAGEFEVVVAGGQESMSKAPHLLMDSRSGYKYGDVTVLDHMAYDGLHDVFTDQPMGALTEQRNDVDKFTRQEQDEFAAGSHRKAAAAWKDGVFTDEVVPVNIPQRKGDPLQFTEDEGIRANTTAESLAGLKPAFRRDGTITAGSASQISDGAAAVVVTSKAKAQELGLSWLAEIGAHGVVAGPDSTLQSQPANAIKKAISREGISVDQLDVVEINEAFAAVALASTRELGVNPDIVNVNGGAIAVGHPIGMSGARITLHAALELARRGSGYAVAALCGAGGQGDALILRAS; this comes from the coding sequence ATGACGACGTCGGTGATCGTTGCTGGAGCACGCACCCCCATCGGCAAGTTGATGGGTTCGCTGAAGGATTTCTCGGGCAGCGATCTGGGTGCCATCGCGATCGCCGGCGCGCTGGAGAAGGCCAATCTTCCGGCCTCCGCGGTCGACTACGTGATCATGGGCCAGGTGCTGACGGCCGGGGCCGGCCAGATGCCGGCACGCCAGGCGGCCGTGGCGGCCGGCATCGGCTGGGACGTTCCGGCGCTGACCATCAACAAGATGTGCCTGTCCGGAATCGACTCCATCGCGCTGGCCGACCAGCTCATTCGTGCTGGCGAGTTCGAGGTGGTGGTGGCCGGCGGTCAGGAGTCCATGTCGAAGGCGCCCCACCTGCTGATGGACAGCCGCTCGGGTTACAAGTACGGCGACGTCACGGTCCTCGACCACATGGCCTACGACGGCCTGCACGACGTGTTCACCGACCAGCCGATGGGCGCCCTTACCGAGCAGCGCAACGACGTCGACAAGTTCACCCGCCAGGAGCAGGACGAGTTCGCTGCGGGTTCGCATCGCAAGGCCGCCGCGGCGTGGAAGGACGGCGTTTTCACCGACGAGGTGGTGCCGGTCAACATCCCGCAACGCAAGGGTGATCCGCTGCAGTTCACCGAGGACGAAGGCATCCGCGCCAACACCACGGCGGAGTCGCTGGCCGGCCTCAAGCCGGCGTTTCGCCGCGACGGCACCATCACCGCCGGTTCGGCCTCCCAGATTTCCGATGGCGCCGCCGCGGTGGTGGTGACGAGCAAGGCCAAAGCCCAGGAGCTGGGACTGAGCTGGCTGGCCGAGATCGGCGCGCACGGCGTGGTGGCCGGACCGGACTCCACCCTGCAGTCGCAGCCCGCCAACGCGATCAAGAAGGCCATCAGCCGCGAGGGCATCTCCGTGGACCAACTCGACGTCGTGGAGATCAACGAGGCGTTTGCCGCGGTCGCGCTGGCCTCGACCCGCGAACTCGGCGTCAATCCCGACATCGTCAACGTCAACGGCGGTGCGATCGCTGTCGGTCATCCCATCGGCATGTCGGGAGCGCGCATCACGCTGCATGCGGCTCTGGAACTGGCGCGGCGCGGGTCCGGCTACGCCGTCGCGGCCCTGTGCGGGGCCGGCGGGCAGGGCGACGCCCTGATTCTGCGGGCGAGTTAG
- a CDS encoding tetratricopeptide repeat protein, producing the protein MTRPRPSIGPALTGAVDLSGLKQRAQSPGAAPGGPASSPAEGGGGITAVTEANFEAEVLLRSEEVPVVVLLWSPRSDACVQLLDTLSGLSGQDNGRWSLTTVNVDVAPRVAQIFGVDAVPTVVALAAGQPISSFQGVQPAEQLRGWLDQILSATAGKLRGATGSAESDEVDPELAAARQQLEDGDFEAAKASYQSILDANPASAEAKGAIRQIHFLTRATAQRPDAVAVADAAPSDIEAALAAADVQILNQEVAAAFERLIALVRSTSGDDRALVRTRLVELFELFDPADPEVVAGRRNLANALY; encoded by the coding sequence GTGACGCGTCCGCGACCTTCCATCGGTCCCGCACTGACCGGTGCTGTCGATCTGTCCGGTCTCAAGCAGCGCGCCCAGTCGCCCGGCGCCGCTCCCGGGGGGCCCGCGTCGTCGCCCGCCGAGGGCGGCGGCGGCATCACTGCGGTCACCGAGGCCAACTTCGAGGCCGAGGTTCTGCTCCGCTCTGAGGAAGTGCCGGTCGTCGTGCTGCTGTGGTCCCCGCGCAGCGATGCGTGCGTCCAGCTTCTCGACACGCTGTCGGGGTTGTCCGGCCAGGACAATGGCAGGTGGTCGCTGACGACCGTCAACGTCGATGTCGCGCCCAGGGTCGCGCAGATCTTCGGTGTCGACGCGGTTCCGACCGTGGTGGCGTTGGCGGCGGGGCAGCCGATCTCGAGTTTCCAAGGCGTGCAGCCGGCCGAGCAACTGCGCGGCTGGCTGGACCAGATCCTTTCCGCGACCGCCGGGAAGCTCAGGGGCGCAACGGGTTCGGCGGAATCCGATGAGGTTGACCCCGAGCTGGCCGCGGCCCGTCAGCAGCTGGAGGACGGCGACTTCGAGGCCGCCAAGGCGTCCTATCAGTCGATCCTGGACGCCAATCCGGCCAGCGCGGAGGCCAAGGGCGCGATCCGCCAGATCCACTTCCTGACGCGCGCGACCGCGCAGCGCCCAGACGCCGTCGCCGTCGCCGATGCGGCGCCCAGCGACATCGAGGCCGCCCTCGCGGCCGCGGACGTGCAGATCCTCAACCAGGAGGTCGCTGCCGCGTTCGAGCGCCTGATCGCGTTGGTGCGCAGCACATCCGGCGATGATCGCGCGTTGGTGCGCACTCGCCTGGTGGAGTTGTTCGAACTCTTCGACCCGGCCGATCCCGAGGTCGTCGCCGGGCGTCGCAACCTGGCCAACGCGCTGTACTGA
- the glgB gene encoding 1,4-alpha-glucan branching protein GlgB, which translates to MSQADQLARTHLAPDPADLSRLVAGTHYNPHGMLGAHEYGDHTVIRAYRPHAVEVVALVGDDRFPMQHVESGLFAVVLPFTNLIDYRLQITYEGADPYVVADAYRFLPTLGEVDLHLFAEGRHERLWEVLGAHPRSFTTADGVVNGVSFAVWAPNAKGVSLIGEFNGWTGTEAPMRVLGSSGVWELFWPGFPLEGLYKFRVHGADGVVTERADPMAFATEVPPHTASRVTRSRYTWEDADWMTQRAGRNPVFEPMSTYEVHLGSWRPGLNYRQLARELTDYVVEHGFTHVELLPVAEHPFAGSWGYQVTSYYAPTSRFGTPDEFRALVDALHQAGIGVLVDWVPAHFPKDAWALARFDGTPLYEHSDPQRGEQLDWGTYVFDFGRREVRNFLVANALFWLEEFHIDGLRVDAVASMLYLDYSRPEGGWTPNIYGGRENLEAVQFLQEMNATAHKTAPGIVTIAEESTSWPGVTRPTNLGGLGFSMKWNMGWMHDTLDYISRDPIYRSFHHHEMTFSMLYAFSENYVLPISHDEVVHGKGTLWGRMPGNNHVKAAGLRSLLAYQWAHPGKQLLFMGQEFGQRAEWSEERGLDWWQLDEQGFSNGVLRMVRDINDIYRNRPALWSQDTVPDGYSWIDANDSGNNVLSFLRYGKDGSVMACVFNFAGAEHGGYRLGLPSAGRWREVLNTDATVYNGSGVGNMGGVDATEDPWHGRPASAVLVLPPTSALWLEPE; encoded by the coding sequence ATGAGCCAAGCCGACCAACTCGCTCGGACGCACCTGGCGCCCGATCCCGCCGATCTTTCACGCCTGGTCGCCGGCACACACTACAACCCGCACGGCATGCTGGGCGCTCACGAATACGGCGACCACACCGTCATCCGGGCGTACCGGCCGCACGCGGTCGAAGTCGTCGCCCTCGTCGGCGACGACCGATTCCCGATGCAGCACGTCGAGTCCGGCCTGTTCGCGGTGGTGCTGCCGTTCACCAACCTGATCGACTACCGGCTCCAGATCACCTACGAGGGCGCCGACCCGTACGTCGTCGCCGACGCGTACCGCTTCTTGCCCACCCTGGGCGAGGTCGACCTTCACCTGTTCGCCGAAGGGCGCCACGAGCGGCTCTGGGAAGTCCTTGGCGCGCACCCCCGCTCGTTCACCACGGCCGACGGCGTCGTCAACGGGGTGTCGTTCGCGGTGTGGGCGCCCAACGCCAAGGGCGTCAGCCTGATCGGTGAATTCAACGGCTGGACCGGTACCGAAGCCCCGATGCGAGTGTTGGGCTCCTCAGGTGTGTGGGAGCTGTTCTGGCCCGGCTTTCCGCTCGAGGGGCTGTACAAGTTCCGCGTCCACGGCGCCGACGGCGTGGTGACCGAGCGCGCCGATCCCATGGCCTTTGCCACCGAGGTGCCGCCGCACACGGCCTCCCGGGTGACCCGCAGCAGGTACACCTGGGAAGACGCCGACTGGATGACGCAGCGAGCCGGGCGCAACCCGGTGTTCGAGCCGATGAGCACCTACGAGGTTCACCTGGGTTCATGGCGACCCGGGCTCAACTACCGCCAGTTGGCCCGCGAGCTGACGGATTACGTTGTGGAGCACGGGTTCACCCACGTCGAGTTGCTCCCGGTGGCCGAGCATCCTTTCGCCGGGTCCTGGGGATACCAGGTGACGTCGTACTACGCGCCGACGTCGCGGTTCGGCACGCCGGACGAGTTCCGGGCCCTGGTCGACGCCCTGCACCAGGCGGGCATCGGCGTGCTGGTGGACTGGGTGCCCGCACACTTCCCGAAGGACGCGTGGGCGCTTGCCCGCTTCGACGGCACCCCCCTCTACGAGCACTCCGACCCTCAGCGCGGTGAGCAACTCGACTGGGGCACTTATGTTTTCGACTTCGGACGTCGGGAAGTGCGCAACTTCCTGGTGGCCAACGCCTTGTTCTGGCTCGAGGAATTCCACATCGACGGCCTACGGGTGGACGCGGTCGCGTCGATGCTGTACCTGGATTACTCCCGCCCCGAAGGCGGCTGGACCCCGAACATCTACGGCGGGCGGGAGAACTTGGAGGCGGTCCAGTTCCTGCAGGAGATGAACGCCACCGCGCACAAGACCGCCCCGGGCATTGTCACCATCGCCGAAGAATCGACCTCGTGGCCCGGGGTAACCCGGCCGACAAATCTTGGTGGCCTGGGCTTTTCGATGAAGTGGAACATGGGCTGGATGCATGACACGCTCGACTACATCAGCCGCGATCCGATCTATCGGAGCTTTCACCACCACGAGATGACGTTCTCGATGCTGTATGCGTTCAGCGAGAACTACGTCCTGCCGATCAGCCATGACGAGGTGGTCCACGGCAAGGGAACGCTGTGGGGACGAATGCCCGGCAACAATCACGTCAAGGCCGCCGGCTTGCGCAGCCTGCTGGCCTACCAGTGGGCGCACCCGGGCAAGCAGTTGCTGTTCATGGGCCAGGAATTCGGCCAACGCGCGGAATGGTCCGAGGAGCGCGGCCTGGATTGGTGGCAGCTCGACGAGCAGGGATTCTCCAACGGGGTCCTGCGCATGGTGCGCGACATCAACGACATCTACCGCAACCGCCCGGCGTTGTGGAGCCAAGACACCGTGCCCGACGGCTACTCCTGGATCGACGCCAACGACTCGGGCAACAACGTTTTGAGCTTCCTGCGGTACGGCAAGGACGGCTCGGTGATGGCGTGCGTATTCAACTTCGCCGGCGCCGAGCACGGCGGCTACCGACTCGGCCTGCCGTCGGCCGGCCGGTGGCGCGAGGTGCTCAACACCGACGCCACCGTCTATAACGGTTCGGGAGTCGGGAACATGGGCGGCGTCGACGCCACCGAAGACCCATGGCATGGGCGGCCGGCCTCGGCGGTGCTGGTGTTGCCGCCCACGTCGGCCCTCTGGCTGGAACCGGAGTAA
- a CDS encoding alpha-1,4-glucan--maltose-1-phosphate maltosyltransferase, with translation MVVPGRVEIDNVQPVVSCGAFPAKAVIGEVVPVSAAVWREGHEAVAATLVVRYLGPGYPQVTETRRVKAVQAPAKPVTDRDGKVDQQRVKPLALPMTMGLEPYVFHGQFTPDQAGLWTFRVDGWGDPIHSWRHGLVAKLDAGQGEKELSNDLLVGAGLFERAATEVPRARREPLLAAATALRSPGDPVTRTALALGPEIEEILADFPLRDFVTRGEQYSIWVDRPSARFGSWYEMFPRSTGGWDAAGNPVHGTFATATAALPRIAAMGFDVVYLPPIHPIGKVHRKGRNNSPTAAPGDVGSPWAIGSDEGGHDAVHPDLGTIEDFDAFVAATRDLGMEVALDLALQCAPDHPWARDHRNWFTELPDGTIAYAENPPKKYQDIYPINFDNDPAGLYDEVLRVVRHWMDHGVKFFRVDNPHTKPPDFWAWLIAAVKAIDPDVLFLSEAFTPPARQYGLAKLGFTQSYSYFTWRTAKWELTEFGNDIAALADFRRPNLFVNTPDILHAILQHNGPGMFAIRAVLAATMGPAWGVYSGYELFEHRAVREGSEEYLNSEKYELRPRDFAGALAEGRSLEPFITQLNAIRRLHPALQQLRTIHFHSVDNDALIAFSKFDPTTGDCVLVVVTLNAFGPEEATLFLDMAALGMEPYERFWVRDEITGQEFQWGQANYVRIDPGQAVAHIINMPIVPDDARMTLLRRH, from the coding sequence GTGGTGGTGCCCGGTCGTGTCGAAATCGATAACGTCCAGCCGGTCGTTTCCTGTGGCGCGTTTCCCGCGAAGGCCGTGATCGGCGAGGTCGTACCGGTCAGCGCCGCGGTATGGCGAGAGGGCCACGAGGCCGTGGCGGCAACCCTGGTGGTCCGCTACCTCGGGCCAGGCTATCCGCAAGTCACCGAGACCCGCCGCGTCAAAGCCGTCCAGGCCCCGGCAAAGCCGGTGACCGACCGCGACGGCAAAGTTGACCAGCAACGAGTCAAGCCGCTGGCGCTCCCGATGACGATGGGTCTGGAACCCTACGTGTTCCACGGCCAGTTCACCCCCGACCAGGCCGGGCTGTGGACCTTCCGGGTCGACGGGTGGGGCGATCCCATTCACTCCTGGCGGCACGGGCTGGTTGCCAAGCTCGACGCCGGTCAGGGCGAGAAGGAACTGTCCAACGACCTGCTGGTCGGTGCCGGCCTTTTCGAACGCGCCGCGACGGAGGTGCCCCGCGCCCGGCGCGAACCGCTGCTGGCCGCCGCCACGGCGCTGCGCTCGCCGGGGGACCCGGTCACCCGAACGGCGCTGGCGCTGGGCCCGGAGATCGAGGAAATCCTGGCGGACTTCCCGCTGCGCGATTTCGTCACCCGCGGCGAGCAATACAGCATCTGGGTGGACCGGCCGTCGGCCCGGTTCGGCTCCTGGTACGAAATGTTTCCCCGCTCGACCGGCGGATGGGACGCCGCCGGCAACCCGGTGCACGGCACCTTCGCCACGGCGACGGCCGCGCTGCCGCGCATCGCGGCCATGGGATTCGACGTCGTCTACCTGCCGCCGATCCACCCGATCGGCAAGGTACATCGCAAGGGGCGCAACAACTCCCCCACCGCTGCTCCCGGAGATGTGGGATCCCCCTGGGCGATCGGCAGCGACGAGGGCGGCCACGACGCCGTCCACCCGGACTTGGGCACCATCGAGGACTTCGACGCGTTCGTCGCCGCGACCCGCGACTTGGGCATGGAGGTGGCGCTCGACCTGGCGCTGCAATGCGCGCCCGACCATCCTTGGGCGCGTGACCACCGCAACTGGTTCACCGAATTGCCCGACGGCACAATCGCCTACGCGGAGAACCCGCCGAAGAAGTACCAGGACATCTACCCGATCAATTTCGACAACGACCCGGCCGGCCTCTACGACGAGGTGCTGCGCGTGGTCCGGCACTGGATGGACCACGGCGTCAAGTTCTTTCGGGTCGACAACCCGCACACCAAGCCGCCGGACTTCTGGGCGTGGTTGATCGCCGCGGTCAAGGCCATCGACCCCGATGTGCTGTTTCTCTCCGAGGCCTTCACACCGCCGGCCCGCCAGTACGGGCTGGCCAAACTGGGATTCACGCAGTCCTATAGCTACTTCACCTGGCGCACGGCGAAGTGGGAGCTGACCGAATTCGGTAACGACATCGCCGCTTTGGCCGACTTCCGTCGGCCCAACCTGTTCGTCAACACCCCCGACATCCTGCACGCGATCCTGCAGCACAACGGGCCCGGGATGTTCGCCATCCGTGCGGTGCTGGCCGCCACCATGGGGCCCGCCTGGGGCGTGTACTCGGGGTACGAGCTGTTCGAGCACCGCGCGGTGCGGGAAGGCAGTGAGGAGTACCTGAACTCGGAGAAGTACGAACTGCGGCCCCGCGATTTCGCGGGTGCGCTCGCCGAGGGACGGTCGCTCGAGCCATTCATCACGCAGCTCAACGCGATTCGCCGGCTCCATCCGGCGCTGCAGCAGCTGCGCACCATCCATTTCCATAGCGTGGACAACGACGCGCTGATCGCCTTCAGCAAGTTCGACCCGACCACGGGTGACTGCGTGTTGGTGGTGGTGACGCTCAACGCCTTCGGCCCCGAGGAAGCGACGCTGTTTTTGGATATGGCCGCACTGGGTATGGAGCCCTACGAGCGCTTTTGGGTGCGCGATGAGATCACCGGCCAGGAATTCCAATGGGGGCAAGCCAATTACGTCCGCATCGATCCCGGACAGGCGGTCGCTCACATCATCAACATGCCGATCGTGCCGGATGACGCTCGAATGACGCTGCTGCGCAGGCATTGA